Proteins encoded in a region of the Manis javanica isolate MJ-LG chromosome 15, MJ_LKY, whole genome shotgun sequence genome:
- the SPRING1 gene encoding SREBP regulating gene protein isoform X3, with protein sequence MVNLAAMVWRRLLRKRWVLALVFGLSLVYFLTSTFKQVQRLTGACVSRFILAAALGGVGLRVAGGKPRLREARGRFEAPAGVPGVCAFTGSVLYGGDSSKTHEEERAVRDRNLLQVQDHDQPIPWKVQFNLGNSSRLGNRCRNSIQGKRLITDELGYVCERKDLLVNGCCNINVPSTKQYRCDGCLSNGCCGAYEYCVSCCLQPNKQLLLERFLSRAAVAFQNLFMAVEDHFELCLAKCRTSSQV encoded by the exons ATGGTGAACCTGGCGGCCATGGTGTGGCGCCGGCTCCTGCGGAAGAGGTGGGTGCTCGCCCTGGTCTTCGGGCTCTCGCTCGTCTACTTCCTCACCAGCACCTTCAAGCAG GTGCAGCGCTTAACGGGGGCGTGCGTTTCTCGCTTCATCCTCGCGGCAGCCCTCGGGGGTGTGGGTCTCCGGGTTGCTGGGGGAAAACCGAGACTTCGAGAGGCGAGAGGACGCTTCGAGGCCCCCGCTGGCGTGCCTGGCGTTTGTGCGTTTACGGGCTCAGTGCTCTATGGAGGAGACTCGAGCAAGACCCACGAG GAGGAGAGAGCAGTGAGAGATCGGAATCTCCTCCAGGTTCAAGACCATGATCAACCCATTCCCTGGAAAGTGCAGTTTAACTTGGGCAATAGCAGCCGGCTGGGCAACCGATGCCGAAACTCCATTCAAGGGAAGCGCCTCATCACAGATGAGCTTG GATACGTTTGTGAAAGGAAGGATTTGCTGGTGAATGGCTGCTGTAACATCAATGTCCCCAGCACAAAGCAGTACCGCTGTGACGGCTGCCTGTCCAATGGCTGCTGTGGCGCGTACGAGTACTGCGTGTCCTGCTGCCTGCAGCCTAATAAG CAACTTCTCTTGGAGCGCTTCCTCAGCCGGGCAGCCGTGGCATTCCAGAACCTCTTTATGGCAGTCGAAGATCACTTTGAATTGTGTCTGGCTAAATGCAGGACCTCATCCCAG GTCTAA
- the SPRING1 gene encoding SREBP regulating gene protein isoform X2 encodes MVNLAAMVWRRLLRKRWVLALVFGLSLVYFLTSTFKQVQRLTGACVSRFILAAALGGVGLRVAGGKPRLREARGRFEAPAGVPGVCAFTGSVLYGGDSSKTHEEERAVRDRNLLQVQDHDQPIPWKVQFNLGNSSRLGNRCRNSIQGKRLITDELGYVCERKDLLVNGCCNINVPSTKQYRCDGCLSNGCCGAYEYCVSCCLQPNKQLLLERFLSRAAVAFQNLFMAVEDHFELCLAKCRTSSQSVQHENTYRDPIAKYCYGESPPELFPA; translated from the exons ATGGTGAACCTGGCGGCCATGGTGTGGCGCCGGCTCCTGCGGAAGAGGTGGGTGCTCGCCCTGGTCTTCGGGCTCTCGCTCGTCTACTTCCTCACCAGCACCTTCAAGCAG GTGCAGCGCTTAACGGGGGCGTGCGTTTCTCGCTTCATCCTCGCGGCAGCCCTCGGGGGTGTGGGTCTCCGGGTTGCTGGGGGAAAACCGAGACTTCGAGAGGCGAGAGGACGCTTCGAGGCCCCCGCTGGCGTGCCTGGCGTTTGTGCGTTTACGGGCTCAGTGCTCTATGGAGGAGACTCGAGCAAGACCCACGAG GAGGAGAGAGCAGTGAGAGATCGGAATCTCCTCCAGGTTCAAGACCATGATCAACCCATTCCCTGGAAAGTGCAGTTTAACTTGGGCAATAGCAGCCGGCTGGGCAACCGATGCCGAAACTCCATTCAAGGGAAGCGCCTCATCACAGATGAGCTTG GATACGTTTGTGAAAGGAAGGATTTGCTGGTGAATGGCTGCTGTAACATCAATGTCCCCAGCACAAAGCAGTACCGCTGTGACGGCTGCCTGTCCAATGGCTGCTGTGGCGCGTACGAGTACTGCGTGTCCTGCTGCCTGCAGCCTAATAAG CAACTTCTCTTGGAGCGCTTCCTCAGCCGGGCAGCCGTGGCATTCCAGAACCTCTTTATGGCAGTCGAAGATCACTTTGAATTGTGTCTGGCTAAATGCAGGACCTCATCCCAG AGCGTGCAGCACGAGAACACCTACCGGGATCCCATAGCAAAGTACTGCTATGGAGAGAGCCCCCCTGAGCTCTTCCCTGCGTGA
- the SPRING1 gene encoding SREBP regulating gene protein isoform X5, translated as MVNLAAMVWRRLLRKRWVLALVFGLSLVYFLTSTFKQEERAVRDRNLLQVQDHDQPIPWKVQFNLGNSSRLGNRCRNSIQGKRLITDELGYVCERKDLLVNGCCNINVPSTKQYRCDGCLSNGCCGAYEYCVSCCLQPNKQLLLERFLSRAAVAFQNLFMAVEDHFELCLAKCRTSSQSVQHENTYRDPIAKYCYGESPPELFPA; from the exons ATGGTGAACCTGGCGGCCATGGTGTGGCGCCGGCTCCTGCGGAAGAGGTGGGTGCTCGCCCTGGTCTTCGGGCTCTCGCTCGTCTACTTCCTCACCAGCACCTTCAAGCAG GAGGAGAGAGCAGTGAGAGATCGGAATCTCCTCCAGGTTCAAGACCATGATCAACCCATTCCCTGGAAAGTGCAGTTTAACTTGGGCAATAGCAGCCGGCTGGGCAACCGATGCCGAAACTCCATTCAAGGGAAGCGCCTCATCACAGATGAGCTTG GATACGTTTGTGAAAGGAAGGATTTGCTGGTGAATGGCTGCTGTAACATCAATGTCCCCAGCACAAAGCAGTACCGCTGTGACGGCTGCCTGTCCAATGGCTGCTGTGGCGCGTACGAGTACTGCGTGTCCTGCTGCCTGCAGCCTAATAAG CAACTTCTCTTGGAGCGCTTCCTCAGCCGGGCAGCCGTGGCATTCCAGAACCTCTTTATGGCAGTCGAAGATCACTTTGAATTGTGTCTGGCTAAATGCAGGACCTCATCCCAG AGCGTGCAGCACGAGAACACCTACCGGGATCCCATAGCAAAGTACTGCTATGGAGAGAGCCCCCCTGAGCTCTTCCCTGCGTGA